A window from Gemmatimonadaceae bacterium encodes these proteins:
- a CDS encoding DUF4159 domain-containing protein — protein sequence MAEFIWATAQYDSGDWDSAPMVPPNLIDSVARYTAIDVSPTGVVVPLGSRDLLRYPLVYLTGHLPVRFSTAERTMLREYVRRGGLLFVDDHNHDIDGEFHRTAWEEIAATLSPLQDLPNDHDLYRCFFQFPDGPPTTSHELNGWGDNLIHKHLQAVMHEGRIAVLYSSKDYSSEWNYHPDNKRFLSVDNTRFGVNLVVYALTR from the coding sequence ATGGCCGAGTTCATCTGGGCCACCGCGCAGTACGACTCCGGTGACTGGGACTCGGCGCCAATGGTGCCGCCGAATCTCATCGACTCCGTGGCGCGATACACCGCCATCGACGTGTCGCCAACGGGCGTGGTGGTGCCGCTGGGTTCGCGCGATCTGCTGCGCTATCCGCTCGTCTATCTCACCGGCCATCTGCCCGTGCGATTCAGCACCGCCGAGCGCACGATGCTGCGCGAGTATGTGCGGCGCGGTGGGCTGCTGTTTGTCGATGACCACAACCACGATATCGACGGCGAGTTCCACCGCACGGCCTGGGAGGAGATCGCGGCAACGCTCTCTCCGTTGCAGGACCTGCCGAACGATCACGACCTCTACCGTTGCTTCTTCCAGTTTCCTGATGGCCCGCCAACCACGAGCCACGAGCTGAACGGCTGGGGCGACAACCTCATCCACAAGCATCTGCAGGCGGTGATGCACGAGGGGCGCATCGCGGTGCTCTATTCGAGCAAGGACTACAGCTCGGAATGGAACTATCACCCCGACAACAAGCGCTTCCTGTCGGTGGACAACACGCGCTTCGGCGTGAACCTGGTGGTGTATGCACTCACCCGCTGA
- a CDS encoding histone deacetylase has product MSLAFISHSDCGRHDNGWNHPEHVGRVRAITSKMKYHPELFMALELLEGRHATEDELALAHDRAYIDRVRELAESGGGRFDADTIVSEGSWDAARAAAGSVLDAVERALDGRNARSFCAVRPPGHHALRDQGMGFCLFGSVAIAAHFARQKGANRVLIVDWDVHHGNGTQALVEQEAEIRFVSMHQWPWYPGSGAADDRGPHQNVLNVPMPPGLEAGRYLDALLGAVDAATANWAPDIVLVSSGFDSMAGDPLGGFTLEPTDIETLTRQLVTRADRWCGGRLVSALEGGYAPQRLAEGVIAHLEALR; this is encoded by the coding sequence GTGTCGCTGGCCTTTATCTCCCACTCCGACTGCGGCCGGCACGACAACGGCTGGAACCATCCTGAGCACGTGGGGCGCGTCCGCGCCATCACGAGCAAGATGAAGTACCACCCCGAGTTGTTCATGGCGCTGGAACTGCTCGAAGGCCGCCACGCCACCGAGGACGAGCTCGCGCTTGCGCACGATCGTGCGTACATCGATAGGGTGCGCGAGCTCGCGGAGAGCGGTGGCGGGCGCTTCGACGCCGACACCATCGTCAGCGAGGGCAGTTGGGATGCCGCGCGGGCGGCGGCCGGTTCGGTGCTCGATGCCGTTGAGCGCGCGCTCGACGGACGCAATGCGCGCAGCTTCTGCGCCGTACGGCCTCCCGGCCACCACGCCCTGCGCGACCAAGGCATGGGATTCTGCTTGTTCGGAAGTGTTGCCATCGCCGCGCACTTTGCGCGGCAGAAGGGTGCCAATCGCGTCCTCATCGTCGACTGGGACGTGCACCACGGCAACGGCACGCAGGCGCTGGTGGAGCAGGAAGCCGAGATCCGGTTTGTGTCGATGCATCAGTGGCCCTGGTATCCGGGCTCCGGCGCGGCCGACGACCGCGGGCCGCACCAGAATGTCTTGAACGTCCCGATGCCGCCTGGCCTCGAGGCCGGGCGCTATCTCGACGCCCTGCTCGGCGCCGTCGACGCCGCGACCGCTAATTGGGCGCCGGACATCGTACTGGTGAGCTCAGGCTTCGACAGCATGGCCGGCGACCCGCTCGGCGGCTTCACGCTTGAGCCGACTGACATCGAGACGCTGACGCGCCAACTGGTGACGCGCGCCGATCGCTGGTGCGGCGGGCGGCTCGTGAGCGCGCTCGAAGGCGGCTACGCGCCGCAGCGCCTGGCCGAGGGCGTCATCGCGCACTTGGAGGCACTGCGGTAG
- a CDS encoding magnesium transporter CorA family protein, with the protein MPKRSPALRIKKARKQAVPTASDAPRSWYRDDGGAMRRDIDPAEFAAILESGTGLLWVDLDANSASQQQLLAKVFKFHPLSVEDTTSSEGRTKFEEFPHYTFTVVRGVRFVTETEDLYDIETFNLWSFVGRNFVVTVHGAHAPGVDATIARLDRAPETMGRGAARLLHHILDATVDAYFPIIDQLDEFVDQLEARVFVQFDHEAMRDIFSVKRLVLQLKRHLSPMREVFNILQSRPCAHVSPEAQIYFRDVYDHVIRQNESLDTYRELISSTLDAYLTQVSNRMGLVTKGLTVVATLSVPFVVVSGMWGMNFNDIPLSNWPHGFWVMLALQLGLGGGFIWFLRRNGWL; encoded by the coding sequence ATGCCCAAGCGCAGCCCGGCGCTCCGCATCAAGAAGGCCCGCAAGCAGGCCGTGCCCACGGCCTCCGACGCCCCGCGCTCCTGGTACCGTGACGACGGCGGCGCGATGCGCCGCGATATCGATCCCGCTGAGTTCGCGGCAATCCTTGAGAGCGGGACGGGCCTGCTCTGGGTGGACCTCGACGCCAACAGCGCATCGCAGCAGCAGTTGCTGGCGAAGGTCTTCAAGTTCCACCCGCTGAGCGTCGAGGATACGACCTCCTCCGAGGGACGCACGAAGTTCGAGGAGTTCCCGCACTACACCTTCACCGTGGTGCGTGGCGTCCGCTTCGTGACCGAGACCGAGGATCTCTACGACATCGAGACCTTCAACCTCTGGAGCTTCGTCGGCCGGAACTTCGTGGTGACGGTGCACGGAGCACACGCCCCCGGCGTGGACGCGACCATCGCGCGCTTGGACCGCGCGCCCGAGACGATGGGCCGCGGCGCCGCGAGGCTGTTGCATCACATCCTCGATGCGACGGTCGACGCGTACTTTCCCATCATCGACCAGCTCGACGAGTTCGTGGACCAGCTGGAGGCGCGCGTGTTCGTCCAGTTCGACCACGAGGCCATGCGTGACATCTTCAGCGTCAAGCGGCTGGTGCTGCAGCTCAAGCGCCATCTCTCGCCGATGCGTGAGGTGTTTAACATCCTGCAGAGCCGTCCCTGCGCCCACGTCTCGCCCGAGGCGCAGATCTACTTCCGTGACGTCTACGACCACGTGATCCGCCAGAACGAATCGCTGGACACCTATCGCGAATTGATCTCCAGCACCTTGGACGCGTATCTCACGCAGGTGTCGAACCGGATGGGCCTGGTGACCAAGGGGCTCACCGTCGTCGCCACGCTCAGCGTGCCATTTGTGGTCGTCAGCGGGATGTGGGGGATGAACTTCAACGACATCCCCCTCTCCAACTGGCCGCACGGCTTCTGGGTGATGCTCGCCCTGCAGCTCGGGTTGGGCGGCGGATTCATCTGGTTCCTCCGTCGCAACGGCTGGCTCTAG
- a CDS encoding serine/threonine protein kinase translates to MFCPDCGTWNRSNVRACLQCGETLPDIPSAVDAPDHLITSLRHATGHRYKVVRRIGSGGMADVYEARHHLLSRPLAVKVMHAHLARDTEMKVRFRREAESASRLLHPFICAPLDYGETDEAVYLVLPFLNGGCLADDLTRTRTIETVRAARICAQVATALDYAARQGVIHRDVKPDNVLFDTDGNAILTDFGIATAYFHGRMTAGGRAMGTPHYMAPEQAMGRFVDGRADLYAIGVMLYECLAGVTPFDGPDGYSIGYKHVHEAPPAIQTLVPDVPDRLAGIIMKCLEKNPDKRYQRGHELADDIYAWMHAEGARSTPPVRATRPTSVG, encoded by the coding sequence GTGTTCTGCCCTGACTGCGGTACCTGGAACCGGAGCAACGTCCGCGCCTGCCTGCAGTGTGGGGAGACGCTGCCGGACATCCCCTCCGCCGTTGATGCGCCGGATCACCTGATCACGTCGCTGCGCCACGCCACGGGCCATCGCTACAAGGTCGTGCGCCGCATCGGCAGCGGTGGCATGGCGGACGTGTACGAGGCCCGGCACCACCTGCTCAGTCGCCCGCTGGCCGTGAAGGTGATGCACGCCCACCTCGCCCGCGACACGGAGATGAAGGTGCGCTTTCGCCGAGAGGCGGAGTCGGCGAGTCGACTGCTGCATCCCTTCATCTGCGCGCCGCTGGACTACGGCGAGACGGACGAGGCCGTGTACCTTGTGCTGCCGTTCCTGAACGGCGGCTGCCTCGCCGACGACCTCACGCGCACACGGACGATCGAGACCGTCCGCGCCGCGCGCATCTGCGCGCAGGTGGCTACCGCGCTGGACTACGCCGCGCGCCAAGGCGTCATCCACCGCGACGTGAAGCCGGACAACGTGCTCTTCGACACCGACGGCAACGCCATTCTCACCGACTTCGGCATCGCCACGGCGTACTTCCACGGCCGAATGACGGCCGGTGGCCGCGCGATGGGTACGCCGCACTACATGGCCCCGGAACAGGCGATGGGCCGCTTCGTTGACGGCCGTGCCGACCTCTACGCCATCGGCGTGATGCTCTACGAGTGCCTCGCCGGCGTTACGCCCTTCGACGGGCCCGACGGCTACTCGATCGGCTACAAGCACGTGCACGAGGCGCCGCCGGCCATCCAGACCTTGGTGCCCGACGTCCCGGACCGGCTCGCCGGCATCATCATGAAGTGCCTCGAGAAGAACCCCGACAAGCGCTACCAGCGCGGGCACGAGCTGGCCGACGACATCTACGCGTGGATGCACGCCGAGGGCGCGCGGTCCACGCCCCCGGTGCGGGCCACGCGCCCGACCAGCGTGGGGTGA